In Eubacteriales bacterium mix99, the DNA window AGCGGAAACTTGTCCCTGTCGCTGAGATACAGCATGGCTCCGAAAAAGGAGTTCCAGTGATCCACACCATAGAACAAGGTCATGATGGCGATAATCGGCATCGACAGCGGCAAAGCAATCTTCAGGAATATGACAAGATCATTGCACCCGTCTATGATGGCGGCCTCCTGCAGTTCCATAGGAACATTTGATTGAAAAAAGGTACGCATAATGATCATATTCCATGCACTGATCGCACCAGGAAGGATCATCACCCAAAAAGTATCATACAGATTCAGCTGCTTAATGAGCAAATACATCGGTATAATTCCCCCACTGAAGAACATAGTAAAGGTGATATAGAAAGTCCAGAAATTCCTGCCTTTGAAATCCTTTCTGGATAAGGCAAACGCACCGGTGGATGTCAGAATAACGTTCAGTGCCGTACCGACGATGGTATATACGATTGTATTTTTGTAACTGTTCCATACATCCGGATTGCTGAACACTTTCTCATAACCGATAAGGGTAAATCCCTTTGGCAGCAGTACCACCTCGTTTTTCATTACGGAAAGGGGATTGCTGAAGGATGCACTGATGACAAAGATTACCGGGTACAGGACGATGACACAAAAGAAGAGAAGGATCACATTCCTGATCAGCCGGAACAGTTTATCTCCCAATGTTTCATGTTGAAAAATCATTTTTACACCTCTTTACCAGAGACTGGTTTCACTTATTTTTCTGCTGAACTGATTGAACAGCACCAGCATGGCAAAATTGATCAGCGAATTGAACAGCCCGATTGCAGTGGAATAGCTGAAGTCCGCATCCTGTATGCCTCGCCTGTAAACATAGGTTGAAATGACATCCGCAGTTTTATAGGTAAGAGGATTATAAAGAAGGATAATCTTTTCGAAACCCACGGAAAACAGGGATCCAATCCGAAGAATCAGCATGATAATGATGGTTGGCAGAATACCGGGTATGGTAATATATATGAGCTGTTTCCAGTTATTTGCGCCATCAATAGTAGCCGATTCATATAATTGGGCATCAATTCCTGCCAGGGCAGCGATGTATATAATGGAATTCCAACCTGCATTCTGCCATACCCCTGACAGAACATAAATGCTTTTAAACCATCCGGGTTCTGCCAGAAAATGTACCGCTTTTCCTCCCAGAGTCTTGATCAGGTAGTTAATGATGCCGGAGCTGGGGGAAAGGAAGGAAACCAGCATACCGGAAACAACAATTACGGATATGAAGTGGGGCAGATACACGATGGTCTGGACGCTTCGCTTCATGAAATTGTTTTTTACAGAATTGATCATCAACGCAAGGATAACAGGCAGGGGAAACCCCACGAGAAGATCATAGATATTGATCGTAATGGTATTGTAAATAAGACGCCAGAAATAAACCGAGTGGAGAAAGTCCCTGATGTGCCGCAATCCGGCCCATGGACTTCCCCATATTCCCTGGTATGGATTATAGTCCTTGAACGCAATCAACAATCCGTACAGGGGCATATAAGCAAAAACGAAGAAATAAACAATTGTGGGCAGAAACAGGAGATACAGATATTTTGATCGGGACATATCTCTTGCAAATGTGCCGGATCTTCCAATCCTCCGTTGATTTTTCACATTTTTTACTGTGTTTTGTGCCATTGCAGCCTCCGTTCCACCGCTTTTGCGCGGCTAATCTATATCAGATAAATAAATCCTTCATGCTTTTTATTTCTGCAAAGGCTCCCAGAGCCTGCCGGAAGCCTTTGCAGTGCGAATTATATTTTCACTTTGCATTCCAATCATTCATGGCTTTCTGATATATCTTAATGACT includes these proteins:
- a CDS encoding carbohydrate ABC transporter permease, which encodes MIFQHETLGDKLFRLIRNVILLFFCVIVLYPVIFVISASFSNPLSVMKNEVVLLPKGFTLIGYEKVFSNPDVWNSYKNTIVYTIVGTALNVILTSTGAFALSRKDFKGRNFWTFYITFTMFFSGGIIPMYLLIKQLNLYDTFWVMILPGAISAWNMIIMRTFFQSNVPMELQEAAIIDGCNDLVIFLKIALPLSMPIIAIMTLFYGVDHWNSFFGAMLYLSDRDKFPLQLILREILLQNISSGNVEGPAADQQIVGESIRYALIIVATVPILLVYPFIQKYFVKGVLIGAIKG
- a CDS encoding ABC transporter permease subunit, translating into MAQNTVKNVKNQRRIGRSGTFARDMSRSKYLYLLFLPTIVYFFVFAYMPLYGLLIAFKDYNPYQGIWGSPWAGLRHIRDFLHSVYFWRLIYNTITINIYDLLVGFPLPVILALMINSVKNNFMKRSVQTIVYLPHFISVIVVSGMLVSFLSPSSGIINYLIKTLGGKAVHFLAEPGWFKSIYVLSGVWQNAGWNSIIYIAALAGIDAQLYESATIDGANNWKQLIYITIPGILPTIIIMLILRIGSLFSVGFEKIILLYNPLTYKTADVISTYVYRRGIQDADFSYSTAIGLFNSLINFAMLVLFNQFSRKISETSLW